A single genomic interval of Streptomyces sp. NBC_00663 harbors:
- a CDS encoding bifunctional DNA primase/polymerase — protein sequence MREILGKARRLLSKRNDGGPELISAALTFATEWQWPVLPGAAPDPQGRARCSCPDPECTVPGAHPFDPGLLAATTDERMVRWWWTNRPAAPIVLATGGPAPCAVSLPALAASRALTALDRQGMRLGPVIASHHRWAILVKPYSMEQLGELLYAKDFVPGSLRFHGEGGYLALPPSETGHGAIRWERAPLPGSASPWVPDVEAVVDAVVDALTRTGVSAPEL from the coding sequence ATGCGCGAGATCCTCGGAAAGGCACGCAGGCTCCTGTCCAAGCGGAACGACGGGGGGCCTGAGTTGATCAGCGCGGCCCTGACCTTCGCGACGGAATGGCAGTGGCCCGTACTCCCGGGTGCGGCCCCGGACCCGCAGGGCCGGGCCCGGTGCTCCTGCCCCGACCCCGAGTGCACGGTGCCCGGGGCGCACCCCTTCGATCCCGGCCTTCTCGCGGCCACGACCGACGAGCGCATGGTGCGCTGGTGGTGGACCAACCGGCCCGCCGCCCCGATCGTCCTGGCCACCGGTGGGCCCGCCCCTTGTGCGGTCTCCCTGCCGGCCCTCGCGGCCTCCCGGGCGCTCACCGCCCTCGACCGCCAGGGCATGCGCCTGGGCCCGGTGATCGCCTCGCACCACCGCTGGGCGATCCTCGTCAAGCCGTACTCCATGGAACAGTTGGGCGAACTGCTGTACGCCAAGGACTTCGTCCCCGGCTCGCTGCGGTTCCACGGCGAGGGCGGCTACCTCGCCCTGCCCCCGTCCGAGACGGGCCACGGCGCCATCCGCTGGGAGCGCGCCCCGCTGCCCGGTTCGGCCTCCCCGTGGGTGCCCGACGTCGAGGCCGTGGTCGACGCGGTGGTCGACGCCCTCACTCGTACGGGTGTGAGCGCGCCCGAGTTGTAA
- a CDS encoding aminopeptidase P family protein gives MADELTPETPETESEEPIKQRKNGLYPGVSDELAENMKSGWADTELHDLEPIAQAAETAARRAALSARFPGERLVIPAGNLKTRSNDTEYAFRASVEYAYLTGNQTEDGVLVLEPAGDGHKATIYLLPRSDRENGEFWLSGQGELWVGRRHSLTEAEKLYGIPASDVRELPDALREATGPVRVVRGFDAGIEAALTDKVTAERDEELRVFLSEARLVKDDFEIGELQKAVDSTARGFEDVVKVLDKAEATSERYIEGTFFLRARVEGNDIGYGSICAAGPHACTLHWVRNDGPVRSGDLLLLDAGVETHTYYTADVTRTLPINGRFSEIQKKIYDAVYDAQEAGIAAVQPGAKYRDFHDAAQRVLTERLVEWGLVEGPVERVLELGLQRRWTLHGTGHMLGMDVHDCAAARVESYVDGTLEPGMVLTVEPGLYFQADDLTVPEEYRGIGVRIEDDILVTPEGNRNMSDGLPRRSDEVESWMASLKG, from the coding sequence GTGGCCGACGAGCTCACCCCGGAGACCCCGGAGACTGAGTCGGAAGAGCCCATCAAGCAGCGGAAGAACGGCCTGTACCCGGGCGTCTCCGACGAGCTCGCCGAGAACATGAAGTCCGGCTGGGCCGACACCGAGCTGCACGACCTGGAGCCGATCGCCCAGGCCGCCGAGACCGCGGCCCGCCGTGCGGCGCTCTCCGCGCGTTTCCCGGGCGAGCGGCTGGTGATCCCCGCCGGCAACCTGAAGACGCGCTCCAACGACACCGAGTACGCCTTCCGGGCCTCCGTGGAGTACGCGTACCTCACCGGAAACCAGACCGAGGACGGCGTCCTCGTCCTGGAGCCGGCCGGAGACGGTCACAAGGCGACGATCTACCTGCTGCCGCGGTCCGACCGCGAGAACGGCGAGTTCTGGCTCTCCGGCCAGGGCGAGCTGTGGGTGGGCCGCCGGCACTCCCTGACCGAGGCGGAGAAGCTGTACGGCATCCCCGCCTCCGACGTCCGCGAACTGCCCGACGCGCTGCGCGAGGCTACCGGCCCGGTGCGGGTCGTACGGGGCTTCGACGCCGGCATCGAGGCCGCGCTGACCGACAAGGTCACCGCCGAGCGGGACGAGGAGCTGCGGGTCTTCCTCTCGGAGGCGCGGCTGGTCAAGGACGACTTCGAGATCGGTGAGCTGCAAAAGGCCGTCGACTCGACCGCGCGCGGCTTCGAGGACGTCGTGAAGGTCCTCGACAAGGCCGAGGCGACGAGCGAGCGCTACATCGAGGGCACCTTCTTCCTCCGCGCGCGCGTCGAGGGCAACGACATCGGCTACGGCTCCATCTGCGCCGCCGGTCCGCACGCCTGCACCCTGCACTGGGTGCGCAACGACGGGCCGGTGCGCTCCGGTGATCTGCTGCTGCTGGACGCGGGCGTCGAGACGCACACGTACTACACCGCCGACGTCACGCGCACGCTGCCGATCAACGGCCGCTTCAGCGAGATCCAGAAGAAGATCTACGACGCCGTGTACGACGCCCAGGAGGCCGGTATCGCGGCCGTGCAGCCGGGCGCCAAGTACCGGGACTTCCATGACGCCGCGCAGCGGGTGCTGACCGAGCGGCTCGTCGAGTGGGGGCTTGTCGAGGGGCCCGTCGAGCGGGTGCTGGAACTCGGCCTCCAGCGGCGCTGGACGCTGCACGGGACCGGGCACATGCTCGGCATGGACGTCCACGACTGCGCCGCCGCGCGCGTGGAGTCGTATGTCGACGGCACCCTGGAGCCGGGGATGGTCCTGACCGTCGAGCCCGGGCTGTACTTCCAGGCCGACGATCTGACCGTGCCCGAGGAGTACCGGGGTATCGGGGTGCGGATCGAGGACGACATTCTGGTGACCCCGGAAGGCAACCGGAACATGTCTGATGGGCTGCCTCGGCGGTCCGACGAGGTCGAGAGCTGGATGGCTTCGCTGAAGGGCTGA
- the pdxR gene encoding MocR-like pyridoxine biosynthesis transcription factor PdxR, with protein MDLHVELIAAEGRRSGLERALRDAVRVGRLAPGARLPATRRLAEELGVSRGTVKAAYDQLVAEGYLTARQGAGTQVASLPAVPAEVPSVASRARAPRFDLRPGSPDVGAFPAAAWLRALRRAIATAPSLAYDYGDPRGRIELRTALSGYLGRARGVVAPPERIVITSGYVQGLALLTRVLDGGEIAMEDPGLAFHREVVRRGGGRVVPVRVDEKGACAGELGDARAVVLTPAHQYPTGVTLDPSRRRAVTDWARARGGLIVEDDYDGEFRYDRQPVGALQGMAPGHVVYLGTASKTLGPALRLGWMVLPPHLVDAVADAKLHSDHHTETIGQLALAELIDSHAYDRHVRACRLRYRRRRDQLVHRLGRGRAVRGIAAGLHALVEVADEKETLARAEAAGLAVGRLGDHWHTPDDADGRAQGLVVGYGTPRERAYPEALEVLGRVLDGGDGGADYGEAD; from the coding sequence GTGGACCTGCATGTTGAGCTGATCGCTGCTGAAGGGCGGCGGTCCGGCCTGGAGCGGGCTCTTCGGGATGCCGTGCGTGTGGGGCGGCTCGCCCCTGGGGCTCGGTTGCCTGCTACTCGGCGGCTTGCTGAGGAGCTGGGGGTTTCCCGGGGGACTGTCAAAGCGGCCTATGACCAGCTTGTCGCCGAGGGGTATCTGACCGCTCGGCAAGGGGCCGGTACGCAGGTGGCCTCGCTGCCCGCTGTCCCTGCCGAGGTGCCGTCCGTCGCCTCACGCGCGCGTGCGCCTCGGTTCGATCTGCGGCCGGGGAGTCCGGATGTCGGGGCCTTTCCCGCGGCGGCCTGGTTGCGGGCGTTGCGGCGGGCGATCGCCACGGCGCCCTCTCTGGCGTACGACTACGGCGATCCGCGCGGGCGGATCGAGCTGCGGACCGCGTTGTCGGGGTATCTGGGGCGGGCGCGCGGGGTCGTCGCGCCGCCGGAGCGGATCGTGATCACCTCGGGGTACGTGCAGGGGCTCGCGCTTCTCACGCGCGTGCTGGACGGCGGCGAGATCGCCATGGAGGATCCCGGGCTGGCCTTCCACCGGGAGGTGGTGCGCAGGGGTGGCGGTCGGGTCGTACCGGTGCGGGTGGACGAGAAGGGTGCCTGTGCGGGGGAGTTGGGGGACGCGCGGGCGGTCGTGCTGACGCCGGCGCACCAGTATCCGACCGGGGTGACGCTCGATCCCTCGCGGCGGCGGGCGGTCACCGACTGGGCACGCGCGCGGGGCGGGCTGATCGTCGAGGACGACTACGACGGGGAGTTCCGGTACGACCGGCAGCCCGTCGGGGCGCTCCAGGGCATGGCGCCCGGGCACGTGGTCTATCTGGGCACGGCGTCGAAGACCCTGGGGCCCGCGCTGCGGCTCGGGTGGATGGTGCTGCCGCCGCACCTGGTCGACGCGGTCGCCGACGCCAAACTGCACAGCGATCACCACACCGAGACCATCGGGCAGTTGGCGCTCGCCGAGCTCATCGACAGCCATGCCTACGACCGTCATGTGCGGGCCTGCCGGCTGCGGTACCGGCGGCGCCGGGACCAGTTGGTGCACCGGCTGGGGAGGGGGCGGGCGGTGCGCGGGATCGCGGCCGGGCTGCATGCGCTGGTGGAGGTCGCCGACGAGAAGGAGACGCTTGCGCGGGCCGAGGCGGCGGGGCTCGCGGTGGGACGGCTGGGCGACCACTGGCACACGCCGGACGACGCAGACGGGCGGGCGCAGGGGCTGGTCGTGGGGTACGGAACGCCTCGGGAGCGGGCCTATCCGGAGGCGCTGGAGGTACTGGGGCGGGTCCTCGACGGAGGGGACGGGGGAGCGGACTACGGGGAAGCGGACTGA
- a CDS encoding MFS transporter, with the protein MTNSLVPPRGPQRVLALAQLTNAVGDGAFLVTSALYFTYVVGLDPARVGLGLTLAWALGAVAGVPLGRLADRHGARGTAVLLAVVAGGAVAAFLFVRGFVPFVLAACVYAAAQSGLAAARQTLLAGLVPAGERTGLLAHLQSAFNAGLAVGAGLGGLALQAGTRAAYLGVFAVDVLSFVVCAGVLLRLPSPARVPPPRAGTRKRHGLTVVRDRRYVVVTLLNTVLLLRMPLLSLALPLWIAERTDAPAWLVSVLFVLNTGAVMLFQVRMARGVTGLVPATRAVRRSGWVMLAACAVFALSAGGSAWVAAGALVAGAVLQVIAEMGQSAGSWQLSFELAPANRVGEYQGFFGTGVTVARTLGPLVLTTLLLGWGTAGWLLLGGATLVASYAMGPAVRRKVAVAQPEAGPQPVLVN; encoded by the coding sequence ATGACGAACTCGCTCGTCCCGCCCCGGGGGCCGCAACGCGTCCTCGCCCTCGCCCAGTTGACCAACGCCGTCGGTGACGGTGCCTTCCTCGTGACGTCGGCGCTCTACTTCACGTACGTCGTCGGCCTCGACCCCGCGCGCGTGGGGCTCGGGCTGACCCTCGCGTGGGCCCTCGGCGCGGTGGCGGGGGTGCCGCTGGGGCGGCTGGCGGACCGGCACGGGGCGCGTGGGACGGCGGTACTGCTGGCGGTGGTGGCCGGGGGCGCGGTGGCGGCGTTTCTGTTCGTACGCGGGTTCGTGCCGTTCGTCCTGGCCGCGTGTGTCTACGCCGCCGCGCAGTCGGGGTTGGCGGCGGCCCGGCAGACGCTGCTGGCGGGGCTGGTGCCCGCCGGGGAGCGGACCGGGCTGCTGGCGCACCTTCAGTCGGCGTTCAACGCCGGTCTGGCGGTGGGTGCGGGGCTGGGCGGGCTGGCGTTGCAGGCCGGGACGCGGGCGGCGTATCTCGGGGTGTTCGCGGTGGACGTGCTGAGCTTCGTGGTGTGTGCGGGGGTGCTGCTGCGGCTGCCTTCGCCGGCGCGGGTGCCGCCGCCTCGTGCCGGTACACGGAAACGTCACGGCCTGACCGTCGTGCGCGACCGGCGCTATGTCGTCGTCACGCTCCTCAACACCGTCCTGCTGCTGCGGATGCCGCTGCTCAGCCTCGCGCTGCCGCTGTGGATCGCGGAGCGGACCGACGCGCCGGCCTGGCTGGTCTCCGTGCTGTTCGTGCTGAACACCGGGGCCGTGATGCTGTTCCAGGTGCGCATGGCGCGCGGGGTCACGGGGCTCGTGCCGGCCACGCGCGCGGTGCGGCGGTCGGGGTGGGTGATGCTGGCCGCGTGCGCGGTGTTCGCGCTGTCGGCGGGCGGCTCGGCGTGGGTGGCCGCCGGGGCGCTGGTCGCCGGGGCGGTGCTTCAGGTGATCGCGGAGATGGGGCAGTCCGCCGGGTCCTGGCAGCTGTCCTTCGAGCTGGCGCCGGCCAACCGGGTCGGCGAGTACCAGGGCTTCTTCGGCACCGGCGTGACGGTGGCGAGGACGCTGGGCCCGCTCGTGCTGACGACGCTGCTGCTCGGGTGGGGCACGGCCGGGTGGCTGCTGCTGGGAGGGGCGACGCTCGTGGCGTCGTACGCCATGGGCCCGGCGGTACGCCGCAAGGTCGCCGTCGCCCAGCCGGAGGCGGGCCCGCAGCCGGTGCTCGTGAACTGA
- a CDS encoding PP2C family protein-serine/threonine phosphatase: MLDIPSRVRVHVETLLAAQNDMGVCDAFEQYAPVGKPDAMNAPHPPKVAGIDSTVPSPAHTVAPAPVAPDTSPASPPGAPGALLQDRLAGWVSDLTTLHELTERLARTDTLADALTELLRAGAALVGARRGLVVLEPGDGLGPDTTIGLGLARADLGHIETVPRSVMSYGRILEGLPDGDGEIAEPDLFAEDGLDPRHREVAARLGYAASYALPLSSDAAGRLGAAVWLYDEPAEPSERQRHLVGLYARYATEHLARVVEVERTRACMATMAEELLPSRLPRVAGVQLAARHRTGPRGGGDWYDALPLPDAALGLAVGSVTGSGPSAVAAMGRLRASLRAYAVMEGEDPVAVLSDLELLLRLTEPARSATALFAYCEPALRKITLAGAGHCPPLLVGARRTEFVETSVSAPLGMLACWEAPSVELVAEPGETVLLYTDGLLHRTGDATDRAFARLHAAAAGVPKALRHDPDAITDHVLRTVLPDGLDGADSDEDVVLLAARFE; encoded by the coding sequence ATGCTGGACATCCCCTCACGAGTGCGTGTACATGTGGAGACACTGCTAGCGGCGCAGAATGACATGGGGGTTTGCGATGCTTTTGAGCAATACGCACCGGTCGGAAAGCCGGACGCCATGAACGCCCCTCACCCTCCGAAAGTGGCCGGAATCGATTCAACGGTTCCCTCGCCCGCACACACTGTCGCGCCCGCGCCCGTAGCCCCGGACACCTCACCGGCCTCTCCACCGGGCGCCCCGGGAGCCCTGCTCCAGGACCGGCTCGCCGGCTGGGTCTCCGACCTCACGACCCTCCATGAGCTCACGGAACGGCTGGCCCGCACGGACACACTCGCGGACGCCCTGACCGAACTGCTGCGCGCCGGAGCCGCCCTGGTGGGCGCCCGGCGCGGTCTCGTCGTCCTGGAACCCGGCGACGGACTCGGCCCCGACACCACCATCGGCCTGGGCCTCGCCCGAGCCGACCTCGGTCACATCGAGACGGTGCCGCGCAGCGTCATGTCGTACGGCCGCATCCTGGAGGGACTGCCCGACGGCGACGGCGAGATCGCCGAACCGGACCTCTTCGCCGAGGACGGCCTCGACCCCCGCCACCGCGAGGTCGCCGCCCGCCTCGGCTACGCCGCGAGCTACGCGCTGCCCCTGTCGTCGGACGCGGCAGGCCGGCTGGGCGCCGCCGTATGGCTCTACGACGAACCGGCCGAGCCCTCCGAGCGCCAGCGCCACCTCGTCGGCCTGTACGCCCGCTACGCCACCGAGCACCTGGCCCGCGTCGTCGAGGTCGAGCGCACGCGCGCGTGCATGGCGACGATGGCCGAGGAGCTGCTGCCGTCCCGCCTCCCCCGCGTCGCCGGTGTCCAGCTCGCCGCCCGGCACCGCACCGGCCCGCGCGGCGGCGGCGACTGGTACGACGCACTGCCGCTGCCCGACGCGGCCCTCGGCCTGGCCGTCGGCTCGGTGACCGGCTCGGGCCCCAGCGCGGTCGCCGCGATGGGCCGGCTCAGAGCGTCGCTGCGGGCGTACGCCGTCATGGAGGGCGAGGACCCGGTCGCGGTCCTGTCCGACCTGGAGCTGCTGCTGCGCCTGACCGAGCCCGCCCGCTCCGCCACCGCCCTGTTCGCCTACTGCGAGCCCGCACTGCGCAAGATCACGCTGGCCGGTGCCGGGCACTGCCCGCCGCTGCTGGTCGGTGCGCGGCGCACGGAGTTCGTGGAGACGTCCGTGTCGGCGCCGCTCGGCATGCTCGCCTGCTGGGAGGCGCCGAGCGTGGAGCTGGTGGCCGAACCCGGAGAGACGGTTCTGCTCTACACCGACGGGCTGCTGCACCGCACCGGCGACGCCACCGACCGCGCCTTCGCCCGGCTGCACGCGGCCGCCGCCGGAGTACCCAAGGCGCTGCGGCACGACCCGGACGCGATCACCGATCACGTGCTGCGCACCGTGCTGCCGGACGGGCTGGACGGGGCGGACTCCGACGAGGACGTCGTGCTGCTCGCCGCCCGTTTCGAGTAG